GACCCCATGGAATCCTTCGTCCACCTGCGTAAAGGCACCACACCGCGGCGCCTGCACGCCGACCTCGAGGGACTCAAAGACGACGAACTGGGCCGCGGTGGCTTCGTCGGGCGCACCGCCAACCTCTACCGCCGCCACGACCCGACCGCCTACCGTGCCGAGGGCCCCCTGCGCCCGGTCGACGTGCTCACCGATCAACTCGGCCCCACCGACGCCGAGGACCCGGCGGGCACCCCGCTGCGGTTGTTCCACAACGCCGACTGCCAGCTCTCGCTGTCGCGCCGCGCCGCGGCCATGCCGTTTTTCATCCGCTACGTCGACGGCGACCTGCTGTGCTTCGTCCACGCCGGAACCGGGGTGCTGCAGACCGAATTCGGGCCGCTGCCCTACCGGACCGGCGACTGGGTCTACCTGCCCAAGGCGACCACCTGGCGCCAGCTGCCCGACGCCGCGACGACCCTGCTGATGATCCAGGCCACCGACGAGTTCCGCGTGCCCCCGGCGGGTCCGCTGGGCCGGCACTTCCCGTTCGACCCGTCGCAGGTGTCGATCCCCGACCCCGCCCCGTGCGACGACGAGCCGATCGCGGCGGGCCGCGAGGACTATCCGGTACGACTGGTCCACGACGGCGGACCGACCACGCTGCACTACCGGCACCACCCCCTCGACGTCGAAGGTTGGCGCGGCGACAACTTCGCATTCACCTTCAACATCGCCGACTACAACGTGATCACCTCCGACTCGGTGCACCTGCCGCCGACCGTGCACCTGTTCATGCAGGCCACCGGAGTGTATGTGATGAACTTCCTGCCCAAACGCGCCGAGAACGTGCCCGGAACCGAGCGCACCCCGTGGTATCACCGCAATGTCGACTACGACGAGATCGCGTTCTTCCACGGCGGCTCGCTCAACGGCATCCCGATGCCACCCGGGCTGATCAGCCACGCGCCGCAGGGCGTGCACCACGGCGCGCCGGAAGCAGCCCGCGAGCGTTCCCGCCGCAAGTTCGACGAGTACGACCGCGTCGACTGGCAGGTGATCGCGGTGGACACCCGCCGCCGCCTGACCCCCGCCCCCGAAATCCTCGCCAACGACCTGGGACAACACGCATGAGCACACCGGTGAAACACGACTACGACCGCATCCCGTACCTGGTGGCCTACCAGAACACCTCCGGGGTGCGCGATGTCTACGGCGGCATCGCCGAACTGGTGGTGCTGGAGAGCTATCTACTCAAACCGACAGACCACCCCAGCGACACCGTGCTGATGTTCATGCACCCGATCGGCGGCGGCGCATACCTGCCGATGATCAACGCGCTGGCCCGCGCCGGTCACCATGTCATCTACTGCAACAGCCGTTTTCGCGGCACCGACTCCGCACTGCAGATGGAGAAGGTCGTCCAGGACCTCGGTGAGGCGATCAAGGACGCCAAGAACCGGCTCGGCTACACCAAGGTGGTGCTGGCCGGCTGGAGCGGCGGCGGATCGCTGTCGATGTTCTACCAGCAGCAGGCGCACAACCCGACCGTGACCGCCAGCCCGTCCGGCGACGGGCCGGACCTCACGCGCCTCGGTCTGATCCCCGCCGACGGCATCATGCTGCTGGCCGCCCACATCAGCCGCCACGGCACGCTCACCGAGTGGCTCGACGCCTCCATCCTCGACGAAACCGATCCGACCAAACGCGACCCGGAACTGGACCTGTACAACCCGGACAACCCCAACCAGCCGCCATACAGCGAGGAGTTCCTCACCCGGTACCGGGCCGCCCAGATCGCACGCAACCGACGCATCACCGCCTGGGTGAAAGACAAACTCGCCGAACTGAAGTCGGCCGGCCGCAACGACGAGGAGTTCGGTTTCGTCGTGCACGGCACCATGGCCGACCCGCGCTGGTTGGACCCGACCGTCGACCCCAACGAACGCACACCGGGGACCTGCTATCTCGGTGACCCGCGGGTGGTCAACATGAGCCCGATCGGGCTGGGCCGATTCTGTTCGCTGCGCAGCTGGCTGTCGCAGTGGAGCTACGACGACGCCAACGGCGACGGCATCGAATGCGGCAAAGACATCGCGGTTCCGGCACTGGTGATCGGCAACCTCGCCGACGACGCCTGCACCCCCAGCCACACCCGCCGGCTCTATGAGGGGATCGCCCATCAGGACAAGGAGATCCACGAGATCCCGGGCGCCAACCACTACTACGCGGGCCCCGACCAACGCGACACGCTGCGCCAGGCGGTGGGCATCGTCACCGACTGGCTCACTCGCCATGGGTTCGCCACCGACACGGCGGGCTCGGCGTGAGCGCGCCCGGCGCACTCGACGGGATCCGCGTGCTCGAGCTGGGCACGTTGATCTCCGGGCCGTTCGCCGGGCGCCTGCTCGGCGACATGGGTGCCGAGGTGATCAAGATCGAGCTGCCCGGCAAACCGGACCCGCTGCGCACCTGGGGTCAGGCCGAACGGGACGGCCAGCATTTCTTCTGGACCGTACACGCGCGCAACAAGAAGGCCGCCACCTTGGATCTGCGCCACCCGCGCGGGCGCCGGCTGTTCTTGCAGCTGGTCACCGAATCCGACGTGATCGTGGAGAACTTCCGCCCCGGCACCCTGGAACGCTGGGATCTCGGCTACGACGTGCTGCGCGAACACAACCGCGGCATCGTCTTGGTCCGGGTCTCCGGCTACGGGCAGACCGGTCCCGACGCCGGCAAGGCCGGCTACGCCTCGGTCGCCGAGGCCACCAGCGGCTTGCGCCACATGAACGGCTTCCCCGGCGGCCCGCCGCCGCGGCTGGCGCTGTCCCTCGGCGACAGCCTGGCCGGCATGTTCGCCGCCCAGGGGGCGCTGGCGGCGCTGTACCGGCGCACCGTCACCGGCGCGGGCCAGGTGGTCGACGTCGCGCTGACCGAATCCTGCCTGGCGATCCAGGAATCCACCATCCCCGACTACGACGTGGGCGGGGTCGTCCGCGGGCCGTCGGGCACGCGACTGGAGGGCATTGCACCGTCGAACATCTACCGGTCCGCGGACGGCAGCTGGGTGGTGATCGCCGCCAACCAGGACAGCGTGTTCGCCCGGCTCTGCGCAGCGATGGGACAGCCGGAGCTGGCCGACGACCCCCGCTTCGTCGACCACGGCGCCCGCGGACGCCACCAAGACGAACTCGACGACATCATCGGCGCCTGGGCGGCCGGGCGCGCCCCGGACGACATCATCGCCACGCTCAGCGACGCCGGGGTGATCGCCGGGCCGATCAACACCGTCGCCGAGGTCGTCGCCGACCCGCAACTGCAGGCCCGCGGCATGATCGCCGACCACTTCGACGACCGCCTCGGGCGTAACGTGAAAGGCCCCGGGATCATGCCGCTGCTCTCCGAATCCCCCGGCGCGATCCGCCGCGCCGGATCGGCTAGGCCCGGCCAGGACAACGCCGAGGTGTTCGCCGACCTGCTGGGTGTGGCCGCCGAGGAACTCGAATCGCTGCGCGCCGAGGGGGTGCTATGACCACCACAGCGACCACCACAGCGACCACCACAGCGACAGCGTTGCCCCGCCGCGTCACGATCCGCGAGGTGGCGCTGCGCGACGGGCTGCAGAACGAGAAACCGGTGGCGCTGTCCGCCAAACTCGACCTGTTGGCCGCGATCGCGGCGACCGGGGTCACCGAGGTGGAGGCCACCGCGTTCGTCTCCCCGTCGAAGGTGCCCGCGATGGCCGACGCCGCGGAGATGGCCGAGGCACTCACCTCCTTTCCCGACATCGCGTTCTCGGCGCTGGTCGCCAGCCCCAACGGGGCGCGTCGCGCGATCGCCGCAGGCCTGAACGACGTGCAGTTCGTGGTGGCGGCCACCGACGAGTTCAGCCGGGCCAACGTGGGACGCTCCAGCGCCGAGGCCGTCGCCCAGATCGCGGAGATCACCGCGATCGCCCACGACGCCGACACCACCGTCGAGGTGATCGTCGCGACCTCGTGGGACTGCCCGTTCGCGGGCCCCACCCCCCCGTCGCGGGTGGTCGACATCGCCGCCGCGGCCCGCGAGGCCGGGGTGGACCGACTCGCGATCGCCGACACCATCGGCACCACCAGCCCGCGGCGGGTGAGCACACTGATCGACGCGCTGCGCCCGGTCATCGCCGACCTGCCGCTGGGGGCCCATTTCCACAACACCCGCGGCGCCGGCCTGGCCAGCGCCTACGCCGCGGTCACGGCCGGGGTGACCCGGCTGGATGCCTCGGTCGGCGGGCTGGGCGGGTGCCCGTTCGCCCCCGGAGCCACCGGCAACATCGCCACCGAGGATCTGGTGTATCTGCTGCGCGACAGCGGAGTCGACACCGGAATCGATCTCGACGCCGCGATCCACGCCGCCGACGTCGCCCGCCGGGTCGTCGACCACGACCTGCCCAGCGCACTGCTGCGGGCCGGGGACCGGCGTCGAGAGTAGCCCCGCCGATGCCCGCACCCACCCTGAGCACCAAGGGCCGACAGACTCGATCGGCTCTGGAACAATCCGCACGTAAACTCTTCGCCGAAAGAGGTTTTCACGGAACGACGCTGGCGGACATCACCACGGCGGCCGGGCGTTCACCGGCGGTGTTCTACCGGTACTTCACCGACAAGGAAGACCTGCTGGCTGCGCTCGCCGAATCGTTCCTGCACGACGTCGTCGCCCCCTCGAGCCTGACCGTGGCCCTACCGGAATCCCCCTCCGACACCGAGTTTTTCACTGCGACCGTCACCGCCTACTGGAACACCTTCAAACAACACATTGGGATCATGATCGCGGTGGCGCAGTTGGCGGCCACCCAGCAGCGGTTCGCCGCGGTGCAAAACGAGTTCCGCCGGTTCGGCATGGACATCGTCGCCGCCTCGGTGCGCCACGCCCAGACGCAGGGCTACGGTCAAGATCTCGATCCCGAACCGACCGCCGCGGCGATCGCGCTGCTGTTCGAGAACTTCACCACCGTCTTCGCCGGGTCGTCGAGCCTCGGCGTGTCGGTCAGCGACGCCGAAGCGGTGACGACCCTGGCCACCATCTGGAAGAAGACCCTGTACGGCGGCTAACCCGGAGAGGAACCGAGTGCCCGTGGATTTCACCCTGCCCGACCATCTGCCCGCGCTGCTGGCCGAGATGGACACGTTCATCGACACTGAGATCGCCCCGCTGCAGGCCGACCACATGCAGTATTTCGACCACCGCCGCGAGTTCGCCCGCACCGACCTCGACAACGGCGGAACCCCGGCACGCGCATGGGAGGACCTGCTCGACGAGATGCGCCGACGCGCCGACCGGGCGGGGTGGCTGCGCTACAGTCTGCCGTCGTCGCTGGGCGGCCGCGACGGCACCAACCTGGACATGGCGGTCATCCGCGAACACCTGGCGCACAAGGGCCTCGGGCTGCACAACGACCTGCAGGACGAGTCGTCGATCGTGGGCAACTTCCCCCAGGTGATCATGATGGAACGCTTCGGCACCGCCGCGCAGCGCGCGCAATGGTCGGAGGCCCTGATCACCGGGGAGCGCTCGATGGCGTTCGGGCTCACCGAACCCGACCACGGTTCGGACGCCACCTGGCTGGAGACCACCGCGGTGCGCGACGGCGACACCTGGGTGATCAACGGCACCAAACGGTTCAACACCGGCGTGCACCGCGCCAGCCACGACCTGATCTTCGCCCGCACCTCCGGTGAGCCCGGGTCGGCCACCGGGATCACCGCGTTTCTGGTGCCCACCGACGCCCCCGGTTTCAGCGTGCCGTTCTACTGGTGGACCTTCAACATGCCCAGCGACCACGGTGAGGTCGCGCTGCGCGACGTCGCCGTGCCGGCCGACGCGGTGCTCGGCGAGGTGGACCGCGGTCTGGAGGTCGCCCAGACCTTCCTGCACGAAAACCGGATCCGGCAGGCGGCCTCCAGCCTGGGCGCCGCCCAGTACTGCATCGACCGGGCCGCCGACTACGCCCGCGAGCGGGTGGTGTTCGGCAAACCGCTGGCCCGCAACCAGGCGGTGCAGTGGCCGCTGGCCGAGCTGGCCACCGAGGCGCAGATGGTGCGCCTGCTGGTGTACTACGCGGCCTGGCACCTCGACCGCGACCACCACCTGGAGGTCTCCGACAAGGTGGCGATGGCCAACTACCGGGCCAACCGACTGGTGTGCAACGCCGCCGACCAGGCCATGCAGACCTTCGGCGGGCTCGGCTACAGCCGCCACGAGCCCTTCGAGCACATCTACCGCCACCATCGCCGCTACCGCATCACCGAGGGCACCGAGGAGATCCAGATCCGCCGGGTGGCCCAGCGGCTGTTCGGTTTCGACAAGCGGCGCCGATGACCCGCGCCGACGAGCAGACCGAACACCTGCGCGCGGCGCTGCCGGGCGTGCTGGCCCCGACCCTCGGCGCCGTCGAGGTGAACGACCTGCGCGCGCTCTCCGGCGGGGCCAGCCGCAGCACCTGGGCGTTCGACGCGGTCGGCGCCGACGGCCGGCGCGCGCTGATCCTGCGCAGCGGCGCCGGCGACGATCTGCACGCCTCGATGGAGCTGGAGGCCGCCGTGCAGACCGCCGCCGCGGCCGCCGGGGCGCCGGTCCCGCAGATCCTGGCGGCCGACAACTCCCCGACCGCCCTGGGTGAGCCGTATCTGATCTGCGCGGCGGTGCCCGGCGAGACCATCGTGCGCCGGATCTTCCGCCAACTCGACGCCGCACCGCAGCAGGGCGGCACCGGTCGTCAACGGCTGTTGCGGCAGTGCGCCGAGGCGCTCGCGGCGATCCACCGCGCCGACACCGCCGCGCTCGGCGACCAAGCCCCCGACCCGCTGGCGCTGTGGCGCGCGGAGTTGGACGCGGTGACCCGTCCCGACGAGGCCACCGCCCCGTTCGAGTGGGTGTTTCGCTGGCTGGCCACACACCGCCCACCGGACGGGCCGGCCCGGCTGGTGCACGGGGACTTCCGGATGGGCAACCTCATCGTCGACGGCGCGCAGTTGACCGCCGTATTGGACTGGGAGTTGGTGCATCTGGGCCAACCCGCAGCCGATCTGGCCTGGTTCTGCATCCGGGCCTGGCGGTTCGGAGCCCCGGCGCACCAGGGTGCGGGCGGGCTCGGCAGCATCGAGGAGTTCCTCACCGCCTACGAGGCGGCCGGCGGCGCCCCGGTGGACCGAACGGCGTTCCACTGGTGGCTGGTCTTGGCCACCCTGCGCTGGGGCATCATCTGCCGCTACCAGGCCCACCGGCACCTCAGCGGGCGGGCCCGCTCGGTCGAGTTGGCCACGATCGGGCGTCGGGTGGCCGAAACCGAATGGGATCTTCTGACCCTGCTGCAGGAGGCGCACCGATGAGCGCGGGGCCCTACGGTCGGCCGACCGCCGCCGAACTGGTCGAGGCGGTGATCGAATTCCTCACCACCGAGGTGGCGGCGGCCACCACCGGCGCGGTCGCCTTCCACACCCGGGTGGCCGCCAACGCCCTGCGCATCGTGGAGCGCGAACTGCGCGAGGGAGCCGCCGGCGCCGACGCCGCGTCCGCGGCGCTGGGCGGGCTCGGATTCGATGAGGAGTCCGCGTTGGCCGCCGCGGTGCGCGCCGGGCACTTCGATGAGCGCGGTGAGGAACTCACCGCGGCGCTGCTCACCCTGGTGCGTCACCGGCTGGCGGTGGCCCACCCCGGCTACACCGACGACCAACCCGGCACGCACACCGAACACCGGCCACGATCGGCCCCGGGGCAGTAGCATTCCCCCCGTGCCCCCACCCGCCGCCGCGCCGCTGCGCGTCCTGGTCTACAGCGACGACGCGCGGACCCGCACGCAGGTGACCACGGCGCTGGGCACCCGGCTGCACCCGGATCTGCCCGAGCTGCGGTTCACCGAGGTGGCCACCGAACCGGTGGTAATCCGCGAGGTCGACGCCGGCGGCATCGACCTCGCCATCCTCGACGGGGAGGCCACCCCGGCCGGCGGCATGGGCATCGCCAAGCAGCTCAAAGACGAGGTCGACCCGTGCCCGCCGATCGTGGTGCTCACCGGCCGCCCCGACGATGCGTGGCTGGCGAAATGGTCGCGCGCCGAGCTCGCCGTCCCCCACCCGATCGACCCGATCACGCTCAGCGGCGCGGTGTTGGAGCTGCTGCGCGCGCGGTGAGCGGCACAACGCCACCGCCCCATCGACGATCTCCGGCGAAATCACTCGGCCCGGCCGCCACCGTGGCTAGGCTGTGGTGGAGTTCATAATCCGATCCCCGGGTGGCCCAGTCCACAAGCCCCCGGACTCGGGCTGAGCTCACCCACGATGCCCTGGAGGAGTGCTGCTGCGGGATGACCCTCTACACCCCGATCCTGGTTCTTGCGGCGCTGGCCGCGGCGTTCGCGGTGGTGTCGGTGGTCGCGGCCCGACTGGTGGGCCCGTCGCGCTACAACCGGGCGAAACTCGAGGCCTACGAGTGCGGCATCGAACCGGTCGACCAGCCGGTGGGCGTACCGCACGCCGCGTCGGGGCAGCGTTTTCCGATCAAGTACTACCTGACCGCGATGCTGTTCATCGTCTTCGACATCGAGATCGTCTTTCTCTATCCGTGGGCGGTCGCCTACGACCAACTGGGGGTGTTCGCGCTGGTCGAGATGACGCTGTTCGTCGCGGTGGTGTTCGCCGCCTACGCCTATGTGTGGCGCCGCGGCGGGCTGAGTTGGGACTGAGTCGGGCCCGAATCGACGCGGGTCCGGGGAACGAGGAGGAAGCAGATGGGCCTGGAGGAGCAACTGCCCAGCGGTCTGCTGCTGTCCACCGTGGAATCGCTGGCGGGATACTTCCGCACCGGTTCGCTGTGGCCGGCGACATTCGGGCTGGCGTGTTGCGCGATCGAGATGATGTCGACGATGGCGCCCGACTATGACCTGTCCCGCTTCGGCATGGAGGTGTTTCGGGCCTCGCCGCGCCAGGCCGACCTGATGATCGTGGCCGGCCGGGTCAGCCAGAAGATGGCACCGGTACTGCGCCAGATCTACGACCAGATGGTCGAGCCCAAGTGGGTGCTGTCGATGGGCGTGTGCGCCTCCTCCGGCGGGATGTTCAACAACTACGCGATCGTGCAGGGCGTCGACCACGTCGTCCCGGTCGATATCTATCTGCCGGGCTGCCCGCCGCGCCCGGAGATGTTGATGTACGCCATCCTCAAGCTCCACGAGAAGATCCGGGAGACGCCGTTGGGGGTCAACCGGGAACGCGCGATCGCCGAGACCGAACAGGCCGCGCTCTCCGCGCCGTCGACCTGGCAGATGAAGGGGTTGTTGCGGTGAGCGGCCCCGACGAGCACGGCACCGATCCTGCCCGGCCGCGCGGCGCCGAGAGCGGCGAGGTGATCGGGGTGCGCCGCGGCATGTTCGGCGCCTCCGGCACCCCGGATACGTCCGGCTACGGCAAGCTGGTCCAGGAGATCGAATTCCCCGGGCGCAGCCCGCGACCCTACGGCGGCTACTTCGATGAGGTGGTCGACGCCCTCGCCGAGGCCCTGCAGCGCAACGACGTCCATCTCGATGACGCCGTCGAGACGGTCGTCGTCTACCGCGGTGAGCTCACCCTCTACATCGTTCGTGAACACCTGGTGACGGTGGCTCGGCTGCTGCGCGACGAACCCGACCTGCGATTCGAGTTGAGCCTGGGCGTCTCCGGAGTGCACTACCCCGACGACCCCGACCGGGAACTGCACGCGGTGTATCCGTTGAAGTCGATCACCCACAACCGTCGTATCCAGCTGGAAGTCGTTGCCCCCGACAACGATCCCCATATCCCGTCGCTGTTCTCGGTCTACCCGACCTGCGACTGGCACGAGCGGGAGACCTACGACTTCTTCGGCATCGTCTTCGACGGCCATCCGTCGCTGACCCGCATCCAGATGCCCGACGACTGGCACGGCCACCCACAGCGCAAGGACTATCCGCTCGGTGGGATCCCGGTGGAGTACAAGGGGGCCCAGATCCCGCCGCCCGACCAGCGGAGGGCCTACACCTGATGTCGCGTCCCACCACCGACTCCACCCAGCCCGCCGGCGAGACCGTGCTCAGCGTCGGCGGACAGGACTGGGACGAGATCGTCGAGATCGCCCACTCCGCCGACCCCGGCGAGCGCATCGTGGTCAACATGGGTCCCCAGCACCCGTCCACCCACGGTGTGCTGCGGCTGATCCTGGAACTGGAGGGGGAGACGGTCACCGAGGCCCGCTGCGGCATCGGCTATCTGCACACCGGGATCGAGAAGAACCTCGAATACCGCTACTGGACCCAGGGGGTCACGTTCGTGACCCGGATGGATTACCTGTCACCGTTCTTCAACGAGGTGGCGTTCTGCCTGGGCGTGGAGAAGCTGCTCGGCATCACCGAGGAGATCCCCGAGCGGGTCAACGTGATCCGGGTGTTGATGATGGAGCTCAACCGGATCTCCTCACATCTGGTGGCGATCGCCACCGGCGGCATGGAACTGGGGGCGCTGAGCGCCATGCTCTACGGGTTCCGGGAGCGCGAACTGGTCCTCGACCTCTTCGAGACCATCACCGGGCTGCGGATGAACCACCAGTACATCCGGCCGGGCGGGGTCGTCCAGGATCTGCCCGAGGAGGCCTACCCCCAGATCCGGGAGTTCCTCACCCTGATGCCCCAGCGGCTCAAGGACATCGACGGGCTGCTCACCGAGAACTACATCTGGAAGGCCCGCACCAAAGGAGTCGGTTACCTCGACCTCGCCGGATGCATGGCCCTGGGCATCACCGGGCCGGTGCTGCGGTCCACCGGGCTGCCGCACGATCTGCGCCGCGCCGAACCCTACTGCGGCTACGACGATTACGAGTTCGACGTGATCACCGACGATGGCTGCGACGCCTACGGCCGCTATCTGATCCGGATCAAGGAGATGACCGAATCACTCAAGATCGTCGAACAATGCCTGGACAAGCTGCAGACCCTGGGGCCCGGGCCGGTGATGGTCGAGGACCGCAAGATCGCCTGGCCCGCCGACCTCACACTCGGCCCCGACGGGCTGGGCAACTCCCCCGAGCACATCGGCTGGATCATGGGCCACTCGATGGAGGGGCTGATTCATCACTTCAAACGGGTCACCGAGGACCTGTGGGTCCCGCCGGGCCAGTGCTACACCCCGGTGGAGTCCCCGCGCGGCGAACTCGGGGTGCACATGGTCTCCGACGGCGGCACCCGCCCGTACCGGGTGCACTACCGCGACCCGTCGTTCACCAACCTGCAGGCGGTGGCCGCGATGTGTGAGGGCGGGCTGGTCGCCGACGTGATCGCCGCCGTCGCCAGCATCGACCCGGTCATGGGCGGAGTCGACCGGTGAGCGCCGCCGGCGGGGCGCCCGCGAACAAGACCGGCCGCGGACGGCTGATGCCGCCGACGGCGGGAACCGGCGGTGAACGCGTCTTCGTACAGCTCGGCCCCCCGCCGACCGAGCCGAACCAGTTCAACCACCCCGACGCTCCCCGGACCTATCCGCCCGCGGTGCGGGAGCGGTTGGCCGCCGACGCGGCCGAGATCGTCGCCCGCTACCCGCAACCGAAGTCGGCGATCCTGTCGCTGCTGCACCTGGTCCAGGGCGAGGATTCCTACCTGACCCCCGCGGGGCTGGGGTTCGTCGCCGAGGTGCTGAACCTGACCGGCGCGGAGGTCGCCGCGGTCGCGTCGTTCTACTCGATGTACCGCCGCGCCCCCACCGGCGACTACCTGGTCGGGGTCTGCACCAACACGCTGTGCGCGGTGATGGGCGGCGACGCGATCCTGGAGTCCCTCAAAGAGCACCTCGGCGTCGACGACGAGGAGACCACCGCCGACGGCACGGTCACCCTGTGTCCCGTCGAATGCAATGCGGCCTGCGATTACGCCCCGGTCGTGATGGTCAACTGGGAGTTCTTCGACTACCAGAGCCCGCAGTCGGCGCGTGAGCTCGTCGACGCGTTGCGCGACGGCCGCCCGATACACCCCACCCGCGGCCAGCCGCTGCGCCGGTTCCGCGACGCCCAGCGCCAGCTCGCCGGCTTCCCCGACGAGCGCCCCGACGACGGCCAGGGCGGGCTCGGTGCGGCGACGATGGCCGGCCTGGCCGAGGCACGCCGTCGTGACATGGCCGCCCCACCGCCGTCGGCGGTCTCCGCAGAGGAGCGCCGATGGCATACCTGACCCCGCTGACCCCGGTGCTCAGCCGGCACTGGGACGAGCCCGAACCGTGGACGCTGCAGACCTACCGGCGCCACGACGGCTACCGCGGGCTGACCAACGCGTTGGCGATGGATCCCGACACCGTGATCGAGACGATCAAGCAATCCGGGTTGCGCGGACGCGGCGGAGCCGGTTTCTCCACCGGAACCAAGTGGTCGTTCGTCCCGCAAGACGGCGACGGTCCGGGAGCCAAACCGCACTATCTTCTGGTCAACGCCGACGAGTCCGAACCGGGCACCTGCAAGGACATGCCGCTGCTGTTGGCCGCCCCGCACACGCTGATCGAGGGGATCATCGTGTGCTGCTACGCGATCCGGGCGCAGCGCGCCTTCATCTACGTGCGCGGGGAGGTGCTGCCGATCCTGCGCCGGGTGCACGCCGCGGTGGCCGAGGCCTACGACGCCGGCTATCTCGGCGAGAACATCGGCGGCTCCGGGTTCAACCTGGACGTCACCGTGCACGCCGGGGCCGGCGCCTACATCTGCGGTGAGGAGACCGCGCTCATCGACTCGCTGGAGGGCAACCGCGGTCAGCCGCGGCTGCGCCCACCGTTCCCCGCGGTCGCCGGTCTCTACGGCTGCCCCACCGTGGTCAACAACGTCGAGTCGATCGCCAGCGTGCCCGCGATCATGCTCAACGGCGTCGACTGGTTCCGATCGATGGGCAGCGACAAATCCCCCGGGTTCACCTTGTACTCGCTGTCCGGGCACGTCACCCGCCCCGGCCAGTACGAGGCGCCGCTGGGCATCACGCTGCGCGAACTGCTCGAATACGCCGGCGGGGTGCGCAACGGGCATCGACTGAAATTCTGGACCCCGGGCGGCTCGTCGACGCCGCTGCTCACCGAGGAGCACCTCGACGTGCCGCTGGACTACGAGGGCATGACCTCGGCCGGGTCGATGCTGGGCACCAAGGCCCTGCAGATCTTCGACGAGACCACCTGCGTGGTGCGCGCCG
This sequence is a window from Mycolicibacillus parakoreensis. Protein-coding genes within it:
- a CDS encoding NuoB/complex I 20 kDa subunit family protein, with the translated sequence MGLEEQLPSGLLLSTVESLAGYFRTGSLWPATFGLACCAIEMMSTMAPDYDLSRFGMEVFRASPRQADLMIVAGRVSQKMAPVLRQIYDQMVEPKWVLSMGVCASSGGMFNNYAIVQGVDHVVPVDIYLPGCPPRPEMLMYAILKLHEKIRETPLGVNRERAIAETEQAALSAPSTWQMKGLLR
- the nuoE gene encoding NADH-quinone oxidoreductase subunit NuoE, producing MPPTAGTGGERVFVQLGPPPTEPNQFNHPDAPRTYPPAVRERLAADAAEIVARYPQPKSAILSLLHLVQGEDSYLTPAGLGFVAEVLNLTGAEVAAVASFYSMYRRAPTGDYLVGVCTNTLCAVMGGDAILESLKEHLGVDDEETTADGTVTLCPVECNAACDYAPVVMVNWEFFDYQSPQSARELVDALRDGRPIHPTRGQPLRRFRDAQRQLAGFPDERPDDGQGGLGAATMAGLAEARRRDMAAPPPSAVSAEERRWHT
- a CDS encoding DUF6285 domain-containing protein, with the translated sequence MSAGPYGRPTAAELVEAVIEFLTTEVAAATTGAVAFHTRVAANALRIVERELREGAAGADAASAALGGLGFDEESALAAAVRAGHFDERGEELTAALLTLVRHRLAVAHPGYTDDQPGTHTEHRPRSAPGQ
- the nuoD gene encoding NADH dehydrogenase (quinone) subunit D — translated: MSRPTTDSTQPAGETVLSVGGQDWDEIVEIAHSADPGERIVVNMGPQHPSTHGVLRLILELEGETVTEARCGIGYLHTGIEKNLEYRYWTQGVTFVTRMDYLSPFFNEVAFCLGVEKLLGITEEIPERVNVIRVLMMELNRISSHLVAIATGGMELGALSAMLYGFRERELVLDLFETITGLRMNHQYIRPGGVVQDLPEEAYPQIREFLTLMPQRLKDIDGLLTENYIWKARTKGVGYLDLAGCMALGITGPVLRSTGLPHDLRRAEPYCGYDDYEFDVITDDGCDAYGRYLIRIKEMTESLKIVEQCLDKLQTLGPGPVMVEDRKIAWPADLTLGPDGLGNSPEHIGWIMGHSMEGLIHHFKRVTEDLWVPPGQCYTPVESPRGELGVHMVSDGGTRPYRVHYRDPSFTNLQAVAAMCEGGLVADVIAAVASIDPVMGGVDR
- a CDS encoding Rv3143 family two-component system response regulator, yielding MPPVPPPAAAPLRVLVYSDDARTRTQVTTALGTRLHPDLPELRFTEVATEPVVIREVDAGGIDLAILDGEATPAGGMGIAKQLKDEVDPCPPIVVLTGRPDDAWLAKWSRAELAVPHPIDPITLSGAVLELLRAR
- a CDS encoding NADH-quinone oxidoreductase subunit C; the encoded protein is MSGPDEHGTDPARPRGAESGEVIGVRRGMFGASGTPDTSGYGKLVQEIEFPGRSPRPYGGYFDEVVDALAEALQRNDVHLDDAVETVVVYRGELTLYIVREHLVTVARLLRDEPDLRFELSLGVSGVHYPDDPDRELHAVYPLKSITHNRRIQLEVVAPDNDPHIPSLFSVYPTCDWHERETYDFFGIVFDGHPSLTRIQMPDDWHGHPQRKDYPLGGIPVEYKGAQIPPPDQRRAYT
- the nuoF gene encoding NADH-quinone oxidoreductase subunit NuoF, which gives rise to MAYLTPLTPVLSRHWDEPEPWTLQTYRRHDGYRGLTNALAMDPDTVIETIKQSGLRGRGGAGFSTGTKWSFVPQDGDGPGAKPHYLLVNADESEPGTCKDMPLLLAAPHTLIEGIIVCCYAIRAQRAFIYVRGEVLPILRRVHAAVAEAYDAGYLGENIGGSGFNLDVTVHAGAGAYICGEETALIDSLEGNRGQPRLRPPFPAVAGLYGCPTVVNNVESIASVPAIMLNGVDWFRSMGSDKSPGFTLYSLSGHVTRPGQYEAPLGITLRELLEYAGGVRNGHRLKFWTPGGSSTPLLTEEHLDVPLDYEGMTSAGSMLGTKALQIFDETTCVVRAARRWSQFYKHESCGKCTPCREGTYWLVPIYERLETGRGTREDLDTLLDIADVLFGKSFCALGDGAAMPVQSSIRYFRDEYIAHVEQGRCPFDPAASMFVPERGAQGGRR
- a CDS encoding NADH-quinone oxidoreductase subunit A, translating into MTLYTPILVLAALAAAFAVVSVVAARLVGPSRYNRAKLEAYECGIEPVDQPVGVPHAASGQRFPIKYYLTAMLFIVFDIEIVFLYPWAVAYDQLGVFALVEMTLFVAVVFAAYAYVWRRGGLSWD